Proteins encoded by one window of Mycoplasma capricolum subsp. capricolum ATCC 27343:
- the nrdI gene encoding class Ib ribonucleoside-diphosphate reductase assembly flavoprotein NrdI, translated as MHSNVKKVTDKDVIKPVGVPFVVYFSSISNNTHRFIQKLEIENLRIPYEIEQSISVDRDYVLVTPTYSGGGEYVEGAVPKQVIKFLNNKQNRSFCRGVISSGNTNFGDTFGIAGPIISKKLNVPFLYQFELLGTQHDVSQIKQILFKFWEDGNNERK; from the coding sequence ATGCATTCAAATGTTAAAAAGGTTACAGATAAAGATGTAATTAAACCAGTTGGTGTGCCTTTTGTAGTTTATTTTTCTTCAATTTCAAATAATACACATAGATTTATTCAAAAACTAGAAATAGAAAATTTAAGAATCCCTTATGAAATAGAACAATCAATTAGTGTTGATCGTGATTATGTTTTAGTTACACCAACTTATAGTGGTGGGGGAGAGTATGTTGAAGGTGCAGTACCAAAACAAGTAATTAAGTTTTTAAATAATAAACAAAATAGAAGTTTTTGTAGGGGTGTTATATCATCTGGTAACACTAATTTTGGTGATACTTTTGGAATTGCTGGACCAATTATTTCTAAAAAATTAAATGTTCCTTTTTTATATCAATTTGAATTATTAGGAACACAACATGATGTTAGTCAAATAAAACAAATACTATTTAAGTTTTGAGAGGATGGCAATAATGAACGAAAATAA
- the nrdF gene encoding class 1b ribonucleoside-diphosphate reductase subunit beta — translation MAKEQKYYQESVSPIEFVKNDFKGNLRSVNWNVINDEKDLEVWNRITQNFWLPEKIPVSNDLPSWRSLSAEWQQLVTRTFTGLTLLDTVQATVGDVAQIEHSLTDHEQVIYSNFAFMVGVHARSYGTIFSTLCSSEQIEEAHEWVVKTESLQKRAKALIPYYAGTDPLKSKVAAALMPGFLLYGGFYLPFYLSSRAKLPNTSDIVRLILRDKVIHNYYSGYKYQKKVAKLSVEKQAEMKEFVFKLLYELIDLETAYLKELYAGFDIADDAIRFSVYNAGKFLQNLGYDSPFSEEETRIEPEIFNQLSARADENHDFFSGNGSSYVMGVSVETEDEDWEF, via the coding sequence AAAATGATTTCAAAGGAAATTTAAGATCAGTTAATTGAAATGTCATTAATGATGAAAAAGATTTAGAAGTGTGAAATAGAATCACTCAAAACTTTTGATTACCAGAAAAAATTCCAGTATCAAATGATTTGCCATCATGAAGAAGTTTATCTGCTGAATGACAACAATTAGTTACTAGAACTTTTACAGGTTTAACTTTATTAGATACAGTTCAAGCAACAGTTGGAGATGTTGCCCAAATTGAACACTCACTAACTGATCATGAACAAGTAATTTATTCTAATTTTGCTTTTATGGTTGGTGTGCATGCTCGTTCTTATGGAACTATTTTTTCAACATTATGTTCAAGTGAACAAATAGAAGAAGCACATGAATGAGTTGTTAAAACTGAATCATTACAAAAAAGAGCAAAAGCTTTAATTCCTTATTATGCTGGAACTGATCCATTAAAATCTAAAGTAGCTGCTGCTTTAATGCCTGGATTTTTATTATATGGGGGATTTTATTTACCATTTTATTTATCTTCTAGAGCTAAATTGCCAAATACTTCAGATATTGTAAGACTAATTTTAAGAGATAAAGTAATTCATAATTACTATAGTGGTTATAAATATCAAAAAAAAGTAGCTAAATTATCAGTTGAAAAACAAGCAGAAATGAAAGAATTTGTTTTTAAATTGTTATATGAATTAATTGATTTAGAAACTGCTTATTTAAAAGAATTATATGCTGGTTTTGATATCGCTGATGATGCTATTAGATTTAGTGTATATAATGCTGGTAAGTTCTTACAAAACCTAGGATACGATTCACCATTTAGTGAAGAAGAAACTAGAATTGAACCAGAAATTTTTAATCAACTATCTGCAAGAGCTGATGAAAATCATGATTTCTTTTCTGGAAACGGTTCTTCATATGTGATGGGAGTTTCAGTTGAAACAGAAGATGAAGATTGAGAATTTTAG